A stretch of Anolis sagrei isolate rAnoSag1 chromosome X, rAnoSag1.mat, whole genome shotgun sequence DNA encodes these proteins:
- the LOC137094697 gene encoding zinc finger protein 135-like produces the protein MEAKPYTCLECGKSFTQSGGLRRHERTHTGEKPYKCLLCGQGFARNGTLHSHLRTHSGEKPYSCLECGQRFTHSSGLHSHLRTHTGEKPYKCLECGQSFTQSGTLHSHKKTHTGEKPYKCMQCGQSFTHSSGLRKHQRTHNGEKPYTCPECGQSFTQSETLRSHQKTHSGEKPYKCLECGESFAQSGHLHAHKRIHTGEKPYKCLECGRSFAQSGSLRSHQRTHTGEKPYKCLECGHSFTNSSGLHKHQRTHTGEKPYKCLECGQSFAQSGSLFSHQRTHTGEKPYQCLECGLSFSHSSDLHKHQRTHTGEKPYQCLECGQSFTQSGTLRLHERTHNAEKPYKCLECGKGFTGSGKLLLHQRIHTE, from the coding sequence ATGGAGGcgaaaccctatacatgtcttgagtgtggaaagagcttcactcagagcgGAGGTCTACGAAGACAtgagaggactcacactggggagaaaccctataaatgcctgctGTGTGGACAGGGCTTCGCTCGGAATGGAACATTACATTCACATCTAAGGACTCActctggggagaaaccatattcTTGCCTGGAGTGTGGCCAGAGAttcactcatagttcaggtctacattcacatctaagaacacacactggggagaaaccctataaatgcctggaatgtggacagagcttcactcagagtggaacaCTACATTCACATAAAAAAacgcacactggggagaaaccttataaatgcatgcagtgtggacagagcttcactcatagttcaggtctacgtaaacatcaaaggactcacaatggggagaaaccctatacatgtccagaatgtggacagagcttcactcagagtgaaactctacgttcacatcaaaagactcatagtggggagaaaccttataaatgcctggaatgtggagaGAGCTTTGCACAGAGTGGACATCTACATGCACATAAAAGgattcacacaggggagaaaccatataaatgcctggagtgtggacgtAGCTTTGctcagagtggaagtctacgttcacatcaaaggactcacactggggagaaaccctataaatgtctggagtgtggacacAGCTTCACTAATAGTTCAggtctacataaacatcaaaggactcacactggggagaaaccctataaatgcctggagtgtggacagagctttgctcagagtGGAAGCCTAttttcacatcaaaggactcacactggggagaaaccctatcaatGTCTGGAGTGCGGACTGAGCTTCAGTCATAGTTCTgatctacataaacatcaaaggactcacactggggagaaaccctatcagtgtctggaatgtggacagagcttcactcagagtgggaCTCTGCGTttacatgaaaggactcacaatgcggagaaaccctataaatgtctggagtgtggaaagggcttcacTGGGAGTGGAAAGCTACTtttacatcaaaggattcacactgaaTAG
- the LOC132780964 gene encoding zinc finger and SCAN domain-containing protein 2-like: MSILQLIIYITVNMEKERYTCLECGKRFTWRAHLLRHERIHTGEKPYKCLECGQSFTHSGNLHRHQRTHTGEKPYMCLVCGKSFIESGHLRSHQRTHTGEKPYQCLECGKGFTQNGHLQLHQRTHTGEKPYTCLECGQSFPESGKLRSHQRIHTGEKPYKCLECGQRFTESGHLQTHQRTHTGVKPYKCLECGQRFSQSSGLHSHQRIHTGEKPYTCLECGNTFTSSSSLRSHQMTHTGEKPYACLDCGKSFTQSSGLRSHQRTHTGEKPYKCLECGQSFAQSGNLRSHQRIHTGEKPYKCLECGKDFTEIGHLQSHQIIHTGVKPYTCLECGQSFTQSGSLHSHQIIHTGEKLYKCFECGNSFALS, from the coding sequence ATGTCCATATTGCAGTTGATCATATACATAACTGTCAACATGGAGAAGGAACGCTATACATGCCTTGAGTGTGGCAAGAGGTTCACTTGGAGGGCCCATCTGCTGCGacatgaaaggattcacactggggagaaaccctataaatgcctggagtgtggacaaagcttcactcacagtggaaatctacatagacatcaaaggactcacactggggagaaaccctatatgtGCCTggtgtgtggaaagagcttcattgagagtggacatctacgttcacatcaaaggactcacactggagagaaaccctatcaatgcctggagtgtggaaagggttTCACTCAGAATGGACATCTACAAttacatcaaagaactcacactggggagaaaccctatacatgcctggagtgtggacagagcttcccTGAGAGTGGAaagctacgttcacatcaaagaattcacactggggagaaaccctataaatgcctggaatgtggacagcgCTTCACTGAGAGTGGACATCTACagacacatcaaaggactcacactggggtgaaaccctataaatgcctggagtgtggacagaggttTTCTCAGAGTTcaggtctacattcacatcaaaggattcacactggagagaaaccctatacgtgcttggagtgtggaaatacCTTCACTAGTagttcaagtctacgttcacatcagatgacacacactggggagaaaccttatgcaTGCCTGgattgtggaaagagcttcactcagagttcaggcttacgttcgcatcaaaggactcacactggggagaaaccctataaatgcctggagtgtggacagagctttgctcagagtggaaacctacgttcacatcaaagaattcacactggggagaaaccctataaatgtctggagtgtggaaaggacTTCACTGAGATTGGACATCTACAGTCACATCAAATAATTCACACTGGGgtgaaaccctatacatgcctggagtgtggacagagcttcactcagagtggaagtctacattcacatcaaataattcacactggggagaagctcTATAAATGTTTTGAGTGTGGAAACAGCTTTGCTCTGAGTTGA